One Arthrobacter sp. StoSoilB20 DNA segment encodes these proteins:
- a CDS encoding GH116 family glycosyl-hydrolase: MKKPTLFTTHGLSLRLVAVVAAAGIAATTIAPALASPPPAPAAEPAGHSALGEAAYQRPLGVIGSTPCSPHVWQACAGDTSEPNTSPFQLGNPMAQPGLGIPLGGLGAGSFMINQAGTFGPWNMGGSTNTNYEKRILPQAAIHIREQQPGQTATTKTLAVNSSEFGSVLPAWSTLDAGSGTYSALYPYGRIDYADPVPSTSVSTTFWTPIVAGNDESSSQPVAYFDVELKNETSKPTNVSTMFTFPNAPAHVGATVQNTPSPVPSVRTGFTSHETVDHRNKITGITLGASSPTNTADSQNSEWTTAVRSEPGQRVSYATSWNADGDGSDIYTPFSATGSLPNSALDDSNSASALAVEMNLPPNKTQTVRFVLAWDFPQITFGTEGDTSWMRRYTSFYGARQDEQNNYVAGSYPGNQGFAIAARNLTRRDEAEEAVERWWKPVAFDDTVSPAIRMAALNELSQLTFNGSFWESGLVSSPHQTGAPRPGSAVPGTHLFHTLTGGGWADAGELDVQGQMAIALRELFPSIEADWVRATSEMIAQDPNGRVPGSPGFNPPVEGYSWWHLSAPWLLWETSTSPATPETTFFDRPVKYLIRAYGAYRSSGDDSLLRDAYPAMLRLWTHDVLPRIPQGDTLPTEPATFASTYDVMGQSGGVHGVYTSGLYILAADIMAAATEDAKRLGISEASTVDVDTLNNTRAASLEAYESAFWTGSYYKFTDAGARSTDVFVDVLWPQHVAEQLGLPDINPPERVTAHLTNTFDHLTQVKDSTGHMLGAPNLVPIGGKPYPVIPGRPRELGFQAAEVWTGTNFEFAGTLIREGRRLGRPDLVADGNELAEGLVHQIYSPTAAAGGAFAFNTPEAWNGYDTTTYRAAYYVRALAAWDTYASARRQ, translated from the coding sequence ATGAAAAAGCCAACCTTGTTTACAACCCACGGCCTAAGCCTGCGCTTAGTTGCCGTCGTTGCTGCGGCGGGCATAGCCGCCACAACCATCGCACCAGCCCTGGCGTCACCGCCGCCCGCGCCCGCTGCGGAACCGGCGGGACACTCGGCCTTGGGTGAGGCCGCATACCAGCGGCCTCTCGGAGTCATTGGAAGCACCCCATGCAGCCCTCACGTCTGGCAAGCCTGTGCAGGTGATACCTCCGAACCCAATACCTCGCCGTTCCAGCTCGGCAATCCCATGGCTCAGCCCGGCCTGGGGATTCCGCTGGGTGGACTCGGGGCAGGTTCGTTCATGATCAACCAGGCCGGGACCTTCGGTCCGTGGAACATGGGCGGATCGACAAACACGAACTACGAAAAGCGCATCCTGCCTCAGGCCGCCATCCACATCCGTGAACAGCAGCCAGGCCAAACCGCCACGACCAAGACGCTCGCCGTCAACAGCTCCGAGTTCGGGTCCGTCCTCCCTGCATGGTCGACCCTGGATGCTGGGAGCGGAACATACAGCGCGCTCTACCCCTACGGCCGCATCGACTACGCCGACCCCGTACCCTCCACATCCGTGTCAACAACGTTCTGGACACCCATCGTGGCCGGCAACGACGAGTCCTCCTCCCAACCCGTGGCCTACTTCGATGTGGAACTTAAAAACGAAACGAGCAAGCCGACGAACGTGTCGACCATGTTCACCTTCCCCAACGCTCCAGCTCACGTGGGCGCCACGGTGCAGAACACCCCCAGCCCCGTGCCTAGCGTCCGCACGGGCTTCACCAGCCACGAGACCGTCGATCACCGGAACAAAATCACCGGCATCACCCTAGGCGCATCCAGCCCCACCAACACCGCAGACTCACAGAACAGCGAGTGGACGACTGCCGTGCGAAGTGAACCCGGACAGCGAGTCTCGTACGCAACTTCCTGGAACGCCGACGGCGACGGCTCCGACATCTACACCCCCTTCAGCGCAACCGGCAGCCTCCCCAACTCTGCCCTCGACGACAGCAACTCCGCCAGCGCCCTCGCAGTCGAGATGAACCTGCCACCTAATAAAACGCAAACCGTTCGCTTCGTCCTGGCCTGGGACTTCCCACAGATCACGTTCGGTACTGAGGGCGACACATCCTGGATGAGGCGCTACACCTCCTTCTACGGAGCCCGTCAAGACGAACAAAACAACTACGTCGCCGGCAGCTATCCCGGCAACCAGGGCTTCGCCATTGCTGCGCGGAACCTCACACGCCGAGACGAGGCAGAGGAAGCGGTGGAACGCTGGTGGAAGCCGGTGGCATTCGATGACACCGTGTCGCCCGCGATCCGCATGGCCGCCCTGAACGAACTCAGTCAGCTCACGTTCAACGGCTCCTTCTGGGAATCGGGCCTCGTCTCCAGCCCACACCAGACCGGAGCGCCCCGACCAGGCTCGGCCGTCCCCGGCACCCACCTGTTCCACACGCTCACTGGTGGTGGCTGGGCCGACGCCGGGGAGCTCGATGTCCAAGGCCAGATGGCCATCGCCCTGCGTGAGCTGTTTCCCTCCATCGAAGCCGACTGGGTCCGCGCGACCTCCGAGATGATTGCCCAAGACCCTAACGGCCGAGTGCCCGGCAGCCCCGGCTTCAACCCCCCGGTCGAGGGCTATAGCTGGTGGCACCTGAGCGCGCCTTGGCTGCTATGGGAGACCTCAACCAGCCCAGCCACACCCGAAACCACCTTCTTCGACCGTCCGGTCAAATACCTGATCCGCGCCTACGGAGCGTATCGCAGCTCCGGCGACGATTCCCTGTTGCGCGACGCATACCCGGCAATGCTCCGCCTTTGGACACACGACGTTCTACCCCGAATACCGCAGGGCGACACGCTGCCCACGGAGCCGGCCACCTTCGCCAGCACCTACGACGTGATGGGGCAATCTGGCGGAGTACACGGGGTCTACACCTCGGGCCTGTACATCCTGGCCGCGGACATCATGGCAGCCGCTACCGAGGACGCCAAGCGGCTCGGCATCTCCGAAGCCTCGACGGTTGATGTCGACACCCTCAACAACACGCGGGCGGCTTCCCTAGAGGCATACGAGTCCGCCTTCTGGACCGGAAGCTACTACAAGTTCACCGACGCAGGCGCGAGGTCCACGGACGTCTTCGTCGACGTGCTGTGGCCCCAGCACGTGGCCGAGCAACTCGGGCTGCCCGACATCAACCCGCCCGAACGCGTGACCGCTCACCTGACCAACACCTTCGACCATCTCACGCAGGTGAAGGACTCCACAGGGCACATGCTTGGAGCGCCGAACCTCGTCCCGATCGGCGGCAAGCCCTACCCGGTAATACCCGGCCGGCCCAGGGAACTGGGCTTCCAAGCCGCGGAGGTGTGGACCGGGACGAACTTCGAGTTTGCCGGAACGCTCATCCGGGAAGGCCGACGGCTCGGACGCCCCGACCTTGTCGCCGACGGCAACGAGCTCGCAGAGGGCCTGGTGCACCAGATATACAGCCCCACCGCCGCCGCAGGTGGCGCCTTCGCCTTCAACACCCCCGAGGCATGGAACGGCTACGACACCACCACCTACCGGGCGGCCTACTACGTCCGGGCACTGGCCGCCTGGGACACATACGCATCGGCCCGCCGCCAATGA
- a CDS encoding TetR/AcrR family transcriptional regulator, producing MSVSLTSRGPYKKGVQRRQEIVDAAARVFARHGYHAGSLRHIAEEVGVTGAALIRYFGSKEGLLVAVLRRWQEESSHWQGPHTGLEHIRALIPLMRYHVTHRGFIELFLTLSTEASNPDHPARGFIVKRYEEALHGFNRQLSIARDAGDILPLTDDAIDLESRSLIALMDGMELQWLLNPDLDLVTKFQAQVNITISRWTGRSIEEVTLETETWLERVNSGRDAAM from the coding sequence ATGTCAGTTTCACTCACGAGCCGAGGCCCGTATAAGAAGGGTGTCCAACGGCGTCAAGAAATCGTCGATGCCGCTGCGCGTGTATTCGCCAGGCACGGCTATCACGCGGGTTCTCTGCGTCACATAGCCGAGGAAGTTGGCGTAACCGGAGCGGCTTTAATCCGCTACTTCGGCAGCAAGGAAGGACTGCTGGTAGCGGTTCTACGCCGCTGGCAGGAGGAGTCGTCCCATTGGCAAGGGCCTCACACGGGTCTTGAACACATCCGGGCGCTGATCCCACTCATGCGGTACCACGTAACGCACCGCGGGTTCATCGAACTTTTTCTGACCCTGAGCACCGAGGCCTCAAACCCGGACCATCCCGCCCGCGGATTTATCGTCAAGCGTTACGAAGAAGCGCTCCACGGATTCAATCGGCAGCTGAGCATTGCCCGTGACGCCGGCGATATCCTGCCGCTTACTGATGATGCCATCGATTTGGAGTCGCGCTCCTTGATCGCACTCATGGACGGGATGGAGCTCCAGTGGCTGCTCAATCCCGACCTCGACCTTGTCACCAAATTCCAGGCACAGGTGAACATCACCATCTCCCGCTGGACCGGAAGGAGCATCGAAGAAGTCACGCTTGAGACAGAGACATGGCTGGAACGCGTGAACTCCGGGCGCGATGCCGCGATGTGA
- a CDS encoding SGNH/GDSL hydrolase family protein codes for MNSLSEPTRDIIVQALRGALDVEHTSGGVVPHRLPRSVDSYHDEETLRINATQPSGVRLAFTTAARCLTLTALSTRRLYPGMDPASVLVTYGAVSGDLTMEQWETEGPYDVLQLGGPPEHHTGKPASLIFELGGDGTARDVEIWLPNNASIEILDLKADAPFQPTPHSDIPRWTHYGSSISHCAEADSPLSTWPAVAARKLGLNLTSMAFGGGAHLDHFVARIMRDLEADLISLKVGINIANGDTMKRRTFIPAVHAFLDTIREAKPEVPILLISPIACPMQETNPGPITWDARSGKLRTVPPPVTGQNIGSLNLTEIRLLLAEIVTSRSATDSALYYLNGLELFGLNDAPDLPDGLHPNTAGYLRMADRFVGNERIGEWLRGG; via the coding sequence ATGAATTCCCTGAGCGAGCCCACGCGGGACATCATCGTTCAGGCTCTCCGCGGAGCTCTGGACGTAGAACACACTTCCGGAGGTGTGGTTCCCCACCGGCTTCCTCGGTCGGTGGATTCCTATCACGACGAAGAAACGCTCAGGATCAACGCCACGCAGCCTTCGGGTGTCCGTCTCGCGTTTACGACAGCGGCCAGATGTCTTACGTTGACCGCTCTTTCGACCCGGCGCCTGTACCCCGGAATGGACCCTGCTTCAGTCCTGGTCACCTACGGTGCCGTCAGCGGTGACCTGACAATGGAGCAATGGGAAACTGAAGGACCCTACGACGTACTTCAGCTTGGTGGTCCTCCCGAACATCACACGGGAAAGCCCGCCTCGCTGATATTCGAGCTCGGCGGGGACGGCACTGCCCGCGATGTTGAGATCTGGCTCCCCAACAACGCCAGCATCGAGATCCTCGACCTTAAAGCCGACGCCCCGTTCCAGCCGACGCCGCACTCCGACATTCCTCGATGGACGCACTACGGCAGTTCGATCAGCCACTGCGCCGAGGCGGACTCGCCGCTCTCAACCTGGCCAGCCGTGGCAGCACGAAAGCTCGGCCTAAATCTGACCTCAATGGCTTTCGGCGGAGGTGCCCACCTTGACCACTTCGTCGCACGCATCATGCGGGACCTGGAAGCGGATCTCATCAGCCTCAAAGTTGGCATCAACATCGCCAACGGGGACACCATGAAACGCAGAACCTTTATACCGGCCGTCCACGCGTTCCTGGACACCATCCGGGAGGCAAAACCGGAAGTACCGATCCTTCTCATTTCCCCCATCGCTTGCCCAATGCAGGAGACGAACCCGGGACCGATCACCTGGGACGCGCGCTCCGGGAAGCTTCGCACCGTTCCGCCACCCGTGACAGGACAGAACATCGGGTCCTTGAACCTCACAGAGATACGTTTGTTGTTGGCCGAAATCGTCACGTCCAGATCTGCAACCGATTCGGCGCTCTACTACCTCAACGGCCTCGAACTCTTCGGACTCAACGATGCTCCGGACCTCCCGGACGGACTGCACCCGAACACCGCCGGCTACCTACGCATGGCTGATAGGTTCGTGGGAAACGAGCGCATTGGTGAATGGCTCCGCGGTGGGTAG
- a CDS encoding glycoside hydrolase family 3 N-terminal domain-containing protein: MMDELMNPTGVSTTLHSRSVDEIIGGLTTAQKVGLLFQPMVMVDADLDLDAPSPLGGDTLRHLIVDKGIRYFCLASMPEPAKAAPVLQVLQDLATSTGSRLPIIFSSDPRHSFIQNAGASHRASGVSQWPEPIGLGALRDPEAVRTFADIVRQDYLAMGVRMALHPQVDLATEPRWARQAQSFGAEPQLTATLLRAYLEGLQGTTLGPTSIAATTKHFPGGGPQLDGEDPHFPYGREQVYPGGRLRDHLLPFKAAIDAGTAAIMPYYGMPVGLTLNGEPVEEVGFAFNRQILTQLLREELGFDGIILSDFGLITDVTVFGKPFPARAWGVEHLNRRQRVMKLLKAGVDQFGGESDTELLIGLLESGEISEDRLDQSARRTVTLMHDLGILTPRASETNVEIGTAEHIHLGRVTQSESLTVLMNQNKEGAQVLPVTGPQKAYLVDIETSVLPGGWTPSSLEESTVAIVRAHAPYEKRDTYFLENGMEQGSLDFSEEYVEQLRTIARQVPLVFVVTLTRPAILTPIAAFASAIVADYGASDSAVLDVLTGRVRPRGKLPFELPRTMEAVFASRPDVPSDTEEPLFPLGWGLDVDEARP, from the coding sequence ATGATGGACGAGCTAATGAACCCCACCGGCGTATCGACAACGTTGCACAGCAGGAGTGTCGACGAAATCATCGGCGGCCTCACTACTGCGCAGAAAGTCGGCTTGCTCTTCCAGCCTATGGTGATGGTCGACGCGGATCTCGACCTCGACGCACCTTCCCCGCTGGGCGGCGACACTCTGCGTCACCTCATCGTGGATAAGGGCATCCGATACTTCTGCCTCGCAAGCATGCCCGAGCCGGCCAAGGCAGCCCCAGTACTTCAGGTCCTGCAGGACCTTGCTACGTCCACTGGGTCACGACTGCCGATTATCTTCTCCTCAGACCCACGACACTCATTTATCCAGAACGCAGGCGCAAGCCACCGGGCGAGTGGTGTCTCGCAATGGCCCGAACCTATCGGACTCGGCGCCCTCCGTGACCCCGAAGCTGTGCGGACCTTCGCCGACATTGTCCGGCAGGATTACCTGGCCATGGGCGTGCGCATGGCCCTCCACCCCCAAGTCGATCTTGCGACGGAGCCACGGTGGGCCCGGCAAGCCCAATCGTTCGGCGCCGAGCCGCAGCTCACCGCAACCCTCCTTAGGGCCTACCTCGAAGGCCTGCAGGGCACCACCCTGGGACCAACAAGCATTGCCGCAACGACAAAGCACTTCCCGGGAGGCGGCCCTCAACTCGACGGCGAGGACCCGCACTTCCCCTACGGGCGCGAGCAGGTCTACCCTGGAGGCCGACTGCGTGACCACCTGCTCCCGTTCAAAGCCGCGATCGATGCCGGCACGGCAGCAATCATGCCTTACTACGGTATGCCCGTCGGGCTGACCCTCAACGGTGAACCCGTCGAGGAAGTCGGCTTCGCCTTCAATCGCCAGATCCTGACCCAGTTGCTTCGCGAGGAGCTGGGATTCGACGGGATCATCCTCAGCGACTTCGGCCTGATCACCGACGTAACCGTTTTCGGTAAGCCGTTCCCCGCCCGCGCATGGGGTGTGGAGCACCTGAATCGCCGCCAGCGGGTTATGAAGCTTCTCAAGGCGGGCGTCGACCAATTCGGCGGTGAAAGTGATACCGAACTCTTAATCGGCCTTCTTGAATCCGGCGAAATCAGCGAAGACCGCCTCGATCAATCAGCCCGCCGCACAGTTACCCTGATGCATGACCTCGGGATCCTAACCCCTCGTGCCTCTGAAACGAACGTGGAGATCGGGACCGCTGAACACATCCATCTTGGCAGGGTCACACAGTCAGAGTCGCTCACCGTGCTGATGAACCAGAACAAAGAAGGCGCGCAGGTGCTGCCCGTTACCGGGCCGCAAAAGGCCTACCTCGTCGACATCGAAACTTCCGTGTTGCCGGGAGGGTGGACGCCATCATCACTGGAAGAGTCAACGGTCGCGATCGTGCGAGCCCATGCTCCCTACGAAAAACGCGACACCTACTTCCTTGAGAACGGGATGGAACAGGGGTCTCTCGACTTTTCCGAGGAATACGTCGAGCAGCTGAGAACAATTGCCCGGCAGGTTCCCTTGGTCTTCGTTGTCACGCTGACCAGGCCCGCCATACTGACACCCATAGCCGCCTTTGCGTCTGCCATCGTCGCTGATTATGGCGCTTCCGACTCCGCCGTTCTCGACGTCCTCACCGGTCGGGTCCGTCCCCGAGGGAAGCTCCCCTTCGAGCTACCACGCACTATGGAAGCCGTTTTTGCGAGCCGCCCCGATGTGCCCTCCGATACAGAGGAACCGTTGTTTCCCCTGGGATGGGGGTTGGACGTGGACGAGGCCCGACCATGA
- a CDS encoding ATP-binding cassette domain-containing protein, which translates to MRSPNATAAQPQTAAGSAEPLLAINDLEVTYRSKGLRRKSFQVLHGVSLNVRPGETVGLVGESGSGKSTLGRAVLGLAPISGGTVTYHQEDITTASKQRRRQLAGEMQAVFQDPYSSLSPALTIGDTLSEPLRAGGIRRKEAAQRISELLDVVHLPSDALQRYPREFSGGQRQRVAIARALALSPKLIICDEPVSALDLTTQARVMELLLDIQQETNVALLFISHDLSVVRVMSHRVAVMYRGQIVETGEGAKVTTTPEHPYTQRLLLAAPAADPKRQAERRRERAATTTSGIDKK; encoded by the coding sequence ATGAGGTCGCCAAACGCAACAGCGGCTCAGCCGCAAACCGCCGCTGGATCTGCGGAGCCGTTGCTCGCAATCAACGATCTGGAAGTGACGTACCGATCCAAAGGCCTACGCCGAAAGAGCTTTCAGGTCCTTCATGGGGTCAGCCTCAATGTTCGGCCCGGCGAAACCGTTGGATTGGTGGGGGAATCAGGCTCCGGCAAATCAACACTGGGAAGGGCCGTACTAGGTCTGGCACCCATTTCCGGCGGAACGGTTACCTACCATCAGGAAGACATAACGACTGCCAGTAAACAACGCCGCCGCCAACTTGCAGGGGAAATGCAGGCTGTCTTCCAGGACCCGTATTCCTCGCTTAGTCCTGCTCTGACCATCGGTGACACTCTGTCAGAACCCCTGAGGGCCGGGGGCATCCGGCGCAAAGAAGCTGCACAACGCATCAGCGAATTGCTCGACGTCGTTCACTTGCCGTCCGACGCCCTCCAACGGTACCCACGCGAATTCAGTGGAGGGCAACGTCAGAGGGTGGCCATCGCACGAGCACTTGCACTCTCACCCAAACTCATCATTTGCGACGAACCTGTCTCCGCGTTGGATCTGACAACCCAGGCGAGGGTCATGGAACTGCTCTTGGACATACAACAAGAGACGAACGTAGCCCTGCTGTTCATCTCCCACGACCTTAGTGTCGTTCGGGTCATGAGCCACAGGGTCGCGGTGATGTACCGCGGGCAGATAGTTGAAACCGGCGAAGGGGCCAAAGTCACCACCACGCCGGAGCACCCCTATACGCAGCGCCTGCTACTGGCCGCCCCGGCGGCTGACCCCAAGCGTCAGGCAGAACGCCGACGGGAACGAGCAGCCACAACGACTTCCGGCATCGACAAGAAATGA
- a CDS encoding dipeptide/oligopeptide/nickel ABC transporter permease/ATP-binding protein, with translation MTQQIEALDRALPTAGRRKSLSSRLLSNPLGLAASAYIAAIILVALIGPLIAPYDPNAASLQLVFAPQSPEHLLGADSAGRDVLSRLIHATSVSLAGAAVAVVVAAAIGIPSGLIAGYRGGWFDTLSAWLSGVILSLPAIVVLLAVRAVVGPSLWVVMGIFGVILAPSYYRVVFNAVRGVRGELYIDAAKVSGLTDSRIIRRHVLTAVRAPAILLTAGLLGVSIAIQAALDFLGLGDPALPSWGGMLSEGFYNIFRGPMLILWPSLAISLTCIAFTLLGSALRDELELTGDRTEDRRLVWSPPRPRPAPPINHENSSPEEKALLDVDSLSVSYQVDGGWKTVVDGVSLRIAPGEVHALVGESGSGKTQTAWSILGLLPEGGRIMAGTIRMEGTELTSARPQVLARIRGRHIGYVPQEPLSNLDPSYTIGHQLCEPLRVLLNMDRKAARETVMRLLERVGINDPQRVYSSYPHQISGGMAQRVLIAGAVSCKPALIVADEPTTALDVTVQAEILDLLRTLQREEGLAMLLVTHNFGVVADLADRVSVMRSGSIIETGSVETLFNNPEHDYTKKLFAALLDDAPARPAWTNHEVMA, from the coding sequence ATGACCCAGCAAATCGAAGCCCTAGACCGTGCCCTGCCCACTGCGGGACGCAGGAAATCCCTGTCAAGCCGCTTGCTGAGCAACCCTTTAGGTCTCGCTGCCTCAGCCTATATAGCCGCCATCATTTTGGTAGCTCTAATAGGTCCTCTTATTGCACCTTATGATCCAAACGCAGCATCCCTGCAGCTGGTTTTTGCCCCGCAATCCCCCGAGCATCTTCTCGGTGCGGACAGTGCCGGCCGTGATGTCCTTTCGCGGCTCATTCACGCCACGTCGGTAAGCCTCGCCGGAGCGGCTGTCGCGGTCGTCGTCGCCGCTGCTATCGGTATCCCAAGCGGTCTGATCGCCGGATACCGTGGCGGATGGTTCGATACCTTATCAGCCTGGTTGTCAGGGGTAATCCTTTCCCTGCCAGCAATCGTGGTACTTCTGGCGGTGAGAGCAGTTGTAGGCCCTTCCTTGTGGGTCGTCATGGGAATCTTCGGTGTCATTTTGGCCCCGTCGTATTACCGGGTCGTCTTTAATGCGGTCCGAGGTGTGCGTGGGGAGCTCTACATTGATGCCGCCAAAGTGTCTGGGCTAACGGACAGCCGGATTATCAGGCGCCATGTCCTGACGGCGGTTCGAGCCCCCGCCATCCTCTTGACTGCCGGGTTACTAGGCGTCAGCATAGCCATCCAAGCCGCCCTTGACTTCCTTGGGCTTGGCGATCCCGCACTTCCCTCCTGGGGCGGAATGCTTTCCGAGGGTTTTTACAACATCTTCCGCGGTCCCATGCTTATTCTCTGGCCCAGCCTTGCCATCAGTTTGACTTGTATAGCGTTCACACTGCTCGGATCTGCGCTTCGTGATGAGCTTGAATTGACCGGAGACAGGACCGAAGACCGCCGACTGGTGTGGTCGCCACCCCGCCCCCGCCCCGCCCCGCCCATCAACCACGAAAACAGCTCCCCCGAGGAGAAGGCTCTCCTGGACGTCGATTCACTCTCCGTCTCCTACCAGGTAGACGGTGGATGGAAAACTGTGGTTGATGGGGTATCCCTAAGAATCGCCCCGGGAGAAGTTCACGCCCTGGTTGGCGAATCCGGGTCGGGTAAGACCCAGACAGCATGGTCCATTCTCGGTCTTTTGCCTGAGGGCGGAAGGATCATGGCCGGCACCATTCGGATGGAAGGAACCGAGCTGACCTCGGCCCGTCCCCAGGTCCTCGCCCGTATCCGCGGCCGCCACATCGGATACGTGCCGCAGGAGCCACTGTCGAACCTGGACCCTTCCTACACCATCGGGCACCAGCTTTGCGAACCGCTGCGGGTCCTGCTGAACATGGACCGGAAAGCGGCACGAGAGACCGTGATGCGCCTCCTGGAACGTGTCGGCATCAACGATCCTCAGCGGGTTTACTCGTCGTATCCTCACCAAATTTCGGGGGGTATGGCCCAAAGAGTGCTCATAGCCGGAGCCGTTTCCTGCAAACCTGCGCTAATAGTCGCCGACGAACCCACCACAGCGCTCGATGTCACCGTTCAAGCCGAGATCCTCGATCTGTTGCGAACCCTCCAGCGGGAAGAAGGACTAGCCATGCTCCTCGTGACCCACAATTTCGGGGTGGTGGCTGATCTTGCCGACAGAGTCTCAGTGATGCGCTCAGGATCCATCATCGAAACCGGTTCTGTTGAAACATTGTTCAACAACCCTGAGCACGACTACACCAAGAAACTATTCGCCGCCCTACTGGACGATGCACCTGCACGCCCGGCGTGGACAAACCATGAGGTGATGGCATGA
- a CDS encoding ABC transporter permease, which produces MTKFILQRLLAGILTIGSLCVLTFFLLNLRASDAARNILGQNASQELVDRKTQQLGLDRPLTTQFLEWASGAVQGNLGRSWFTGQSVTEALLTRLPVTLTLTIGAVLLSAVVAVCLGAASARQRGPLDRFIQIASVTVAAVPGFLMALALVLMFALSLRWFPATGYTRPDVSFPGWLSTITLPVLALSIAATASVAQQIRGSMIDAMRLDYVRTLRARGLPEGRVMFGHVLRNAAAPALSVLGLQFIVLFGGAVVVEQVFSLPGLGQSAIAATAQGDIPIVMGLVILTAIVVFLVNLAIDLLQGWLNPKMRQS; this is translated from the coding sequence ATGACTAAATTCATCCTTCAGCGGCTCCTTGCGGGAATCCTGACCATCGGGTCGCTCTGTGTTCTCACCTTCTTCCTTCTAAACCTCCGTGCCAGCGATGCAGCCCGAAACATCCTGGGACAGAACGCATCGCAGGAACTCGTCGACCGCAAAACGCAGCAGTTAGGCCTCGACCGTCCCCTGACCACACAGTTCCTGGAATGGGCCAGCGGAGCCGTTCAAGGCAATCTTGGCCGGTCCTGGTTTACCGGGCAGTCCGTGACCGAGGCGCTCCTGACCCGGTTGCCCGTTACCCTTACTCTCACCATCGGAGCTGTCCTGCTTTCCGCAGTCGTTGCGGTTTGCCTTGGCGCCGCTTCAGCACGGCAGCGGGGACCCCTGGACCGTTTCATCCAGATCGCGTCCGTCACCGTGGCCGCTGTCCCCGGATTCCTGATGGCCCTTGCCTTGGTCCTCATGTTCGCGCTAAGCCTGCGTTGGTTCCCTGCCACGGGTTACACCCGACCAGATGTCTCGTTTCCGGGCTGGCTTTCGACCATAACGTTGCCGGTCCTTGCACTCTCAATTGCGGCCACTGCAAGTGTCGCCCAGCAAATTCGCGGATCGATGATTGATGCCATGCGGCTCGACTACGTGCGCACGCTCCGCGCCCGCGGCCTACCTGAGGGGCGGGTTATGTTCGGTCACGTACTGAGGAACGCCGCGGCCCCGGCCCTTAGCGTCCTGGGACTTCAGTTCATTGTCCTCTTTGGAGGAGCAGTCGTAGTGGAACAGGTATTTTCCCTTCCGGGGCTTGGACAAAGCGCCATTGCGGCCACCGCTCAGGGAGACATACCCATCGTGATGGGACTCGTCATCCTCACAGCCATCGTCGTCTTCCTCGTAAACCTTGCCATCGACCTTCTTCAAGGATGGCTCAACCCGAAAATGCGGCAGTCATGA